One genomic region from Biomphalaria glabrata chromosome 7, xgBioGlab47.1, whole genome shotgun sequence encodes:
- the LOC106067234 gene encoding protein broad-minded-like isoform X1 translates to MTMRGLEGDDLKRSLKELIISWEPIIRDTESFDQAEDRLVHLEENDENFHKHDFVKALKRKLEEILSPLIEEEPERNSMAGHIDSHESQVNSFIDRIIESKEFTDFKLKLGKNMNDAVETLLASFNESFNIGRLSGDAEGVDPLKTPMITDDEEVSSFNSLYDQGSVMLFNQDYLKTIAENLSKTKNPSVRKEAMQKLNQLISGEIVHNKYWVQLRKNLLDILADPDEQISELSFKFIAKSFSHASHYTSQVYVLLADFLNTQFKSTSMNFVSKGLDFTNKFTVKLLKAFRLMVEFQQEAPNYWVRYPLTYMDEIVQSTLNLITLQPAPSQQSRLMPLHFVAVLDPKALWFTKWMHGNYCRSELLKHLKQYKVIVETSVKYCMGFSNTHRVSHESLSQISEEFSKISIKEEDKRLYYTGAELEYILLMHSLHFIGCLLLYEKGRALFPIKLKDRQAPVSVFQLLKALVPLIRETGEIATNKKSNAYRISSLVTEVLKSLCSTETICSICFCKDEIMQELLSPVEQYLDEAPDQLPSETTLLHIADILCVIATSTNGRRQLLYGEGKELLSENKSSSSAHLIAKFTRKALLNKFSNSSLAPSNAVTGAYLYVCRQLYNTCEGLFLLSQYELHKCIVDVWNSLQKEKQNTASSFGKLDKETYMDLWSATLQDNLLNFASTAKGILLLHQTGAFNECVRYMYSRYEKKLQVSKCEKFGYGVMVTQVAATAAGIQALQSTGYIKALLVELWSSLECGPQDVPVFTPKSWPIDPVDRSSQKHFVRLVNILSAFPAVYELLKGEPLPSKEVYSLREIPESIMALIDRLIIVDSSAKIHSLFNYEQSHTFGLRLLSVMVSCLDTFLLIESQYKFQEFLLQEQEMNRVEESDFIIVDVLSLERNYILVKTFLIGGPSERTLPLRSLENDRTEIVKPPALFSSYPIPKEYQPNIAGRAAGRQDNELSKFLSSPKADKKPKVWLDKCRDLFVKTLVAGSEHSKGNTLVHVMEQVVDCQSHMQEEAVFHLFDFTGTESAIKNYKLSPLQTLGIKVAIRYGIHLKVISASSESTENLTRLMKLTGCFLKQQMKSLKSSLRFLEGTYPGFDWFTATIFLMYNGNTEKAWHFLHHLSALGTSGYIWMARLHAALLPNNILSSGMSPLFSSTAHNIELLLQTELPLVVSAFKMSGYTPSQICMHWLTQCFWNYLDWLDIMHYVVICVVLGVDYQIYLCVAILKHLQENILSHMQDQDLVIFLMEEPIKNFHPIDEIKYMKQLEKKYRKIVLPDMMNISKP, encoded by the exons ATGACAATGCGAGGACTAGAAGGAGATGATCTCAAACGATCCTTGAAGGAACTCATTATTAGCTGGGAACCTATTATTCGAGACACTGAATCATTTGATCAGGCTGAAGACAGACTTGTTCATTTGGAAGAAAATGATGAAAACTTTCACAA ACATGATTTTGTAAAAGCACTGAAAAGAAAGTTAGAGGAAATTCTAAGTCCTCTTATAGAGGAAGAACCTGAAAGAAATTCTATGGCAGGTCACATTGATAGTCATGAAAGTCAAGTGAATAGTTTTATTGATCGTATCATTGAATCTAAGga ATTCACAGATTTCAAATTAAAACTGGGTAAAAATATGAATGATGCTGTGGAAACTCTCTTAGCCAGCTTTAATGAAAGTTTTAACATTGGTAGACTGAGTGGAGATGCTGAAGGAGTGGATCCACTAAAGACCCCAATGATCACAGACGATGAGGAGGTATCATCATTTAATAGCTTATATGATCAG GGGAGTGTAATGCTGTTTAACCAAGACTATTTGAAAACCATTGCTGAAAATCTTTCCAAAACCAAAAACCCATCt GTGAGAAAAGAAGCAATGCAAAAACTGAATCAGTTAATATCAGGCGAAATTGTGCACAACAAATACTGGGTGCAGCTCAGAAAAAATCTGTTGGACATACTTGCTGACCCAGATGAACAAATCTCA GAGCTGAGTTTTAAGTTTATTGCCAAGTCATTTAGTCATGCCTCACACTATACAAGTCAGGTTTATGTTTTACTTG CTGATTTTTTAAACACTCAGTTTAAGTCAACTAGTATGAACTTTGTTAGCAAAGGGCTAGACTTCACTAATAAATTTACAGTCAAGCTCCTCAAGgct TTTCGTTTGATGGTTGAGTTCCAACAGGAAGCACCAAATTATTGGGTACGTTATCCCTTGACGTACATGGATGAAATTGTTCAGAGCACTCTTAACTTGATAACACTTCAACCAGCTCCATCACAACAGAGTAGATTAATGCCCTTGCATTTTGTTGCTGTCTTGGACCCAAAAGCTCTCTGGTTTACTAAATGGAtg CATGGCAATTACTGCAGAAGTGAATTGTTAAAACATTTGAAGCAATATAAAGTTATT GTGGAAACATCAGTCAAATATTGCATGGGATTTTCAAATACACATAGAGTCTCACATGAAAGTTTATCTCAGATTTCTGAAGAGTTCTCTAAAATATCAATTA AGGAAGAAGACAAGAGACTCTACTACACTGGGGCGGAGCTGGAGTACATCCTATTGATGCACTCCTTGCACTTCATTGGTTGTCTCTTGTTGTATGAAAAAGGGAGAGCACTGTTTCCAATCAAACTCAAAGATAGACAAG CTCCTGTGAGTGTTTTCCAGCTGCTAAAAGCTCTTGTTCCTCTAATCAGAGAGACAGGGGAGATTGCAACCAACAAAAAATCTA ATGCCTACAGGATATCATCTCTGGTTACAGAGGTTCTCAAATCACTGTGTTCAACTGAAACCATCTGctctatttgtttttgtaaggATGAAATAATGCAAGAACTTCTCAGCCCTGTGGAACAGTATTTAGATGAGGCTCca GATCAACTTCCAAGTGAGACTACTCTGCTTCATATTGCTGACATTCTCTGTGTCATAGCCACATCCACTAATGGCAGACGCCAACTTCTTTATGGGGAAGGAAAGGAACTACTTTCTGAAAACAA ATCATCCTCTTCAGCTCACTTGATAGCAAAGTTTACAAGGAAAGCACTTCTCAATAAATTCTCTAACTCTTCATTGGCTCCTTCCAATGCCGTCACTGGAGCTTATCTTTATGTTTGTCGGCAGTTGTACAATACCTGTGAAGGCCTTTTTTTGTTATCACAGTATGAGCTACACAAGTGTATAGTGGATGTTTGGAATAGT TTACAGAAGGAGAAACAAAACACAGCTAGTTCCTTTGGGAAACTTGATAAAGAGACCTACAT GGATTTATGGAGCGCAACTTTACAAGACAACTTGCTGAACTTTGCCAGCACAGCTAAAGGGATATTACTCTTACATCAGACTGGAGCTTTTAATGAATGTGTTCGTTATATGTATTCAAGATATGAGAAAAAATTGCAA GTGAGTAAGTGTGAAAAGTTTGGCTATGGTGTAATGGTGACTCAAGTAGCTGCCACAGCAGCAGGCATTCAAGCTTTACAGAGCACAG GTTATATCAAGGCTCTGTTGGTGGAACTTTGGTCATCTCTAGAATGTGGACCTCAGGATGTCCCTGTGTTTACACCAAAGTCTTGGCCTATTGATCCAGTGGATAGGAGCTCACAGAAG CATTTTGTCAGGTTGGTCAACATTCTCTCTGCATTTCCAGCTGTATATGAACTATTGAAAGGGGAACCACTGCCATCTAAAGAAGTGTATAGTTTGAGAGAGATTCCAGAGTCCATAATG GCTTTGATAGATAGACTGATTATTGTAGATTCATCAGCCAAAATTCACTCTTTGTTCAACTATGAACAGTCTCACACGTTTGGGTTGAG ATTGCTGTCTGTCATGGTATCCTGCCTAGACACATTTCTTCTCATAGAGTCACAGTACAAGTTTCAAGAGTTTTTACTTCAGGAACAAGAAATGAatagagtagaagaaag TGACTTCATCATAGTTGATGTACTATCACTTGAAAGAAACTACATATTAGTGAAAACCTTTTTGATTGGTGGACCTTCAGAAAGAACATTACCACTAAGGTCTTTAGAAAAT GACAGAACAGAGATTGTAAAGCCTCCAGCACTATTTTCTTCTTACCCCATCCCCAAAGAGTATCAACCAAATATTGCTGGAAGAGCTGCAGGAAGACAAG acaATGAGCTCAGTAAATTTCTGAGTTCTCCAAAAGCAGACAAAAAACCTAAAGTCTGGCTGGATAAATGTCGAGATTTATTTGTCAAAACTTTAGTTGCTGGGTCTGAACATTCTAAAGGAAACA CACTGGTTCATGTTATGGAACAGGTGGTTGATTGTCAAAGCCATATGCAAGAAGAAGctgtttttcatttgtttgattTCACTG GTACTGAAAGTGCAATAAAAAACTACAAGCTGTCTCCCTTACAAACTTTAGGCATTAAAGTGGCTATCAG ATATGGAATCCACTTAAAGGTGATCAGCGCCAGTTCAGAGTCAACAGAAAACTTGACCAGGTTAATGAAGTTGACGGGATGTTTCTTGAAACAACAGATGAAGTCTTTGAAATCATCTCTAC GTTTCCTAGAAGGAACCTACCCTGGATTTGATTGGTTTACAGCAACAATATTTCTCATGTACAATGGGAACACAGAGAAGGCTTGGCACTTTTTACACCATTTGTCTGCCCTTGGCACTTCTGGTTACATTTGGATGGCCAGGCTCCATGCTGCT CTTCTCCCCAATAATATTTTGTCCAGTGGGATGTCCCCTTTGTTCTCCAGCACTGCCCACAATATTGAGTTGTTACTTCAGACAGAGCTGCCTCTTGTTGTCTCAGCCTTTAAAATGTCTGGATATACACCCTCTCAG ATCTGCATGCACTGGCTAACTCAGTGTTTCTGGAACTACCTGGACTGGTTGGATATCATGCACTATGTGGTCATCTGTGTGGTACTGGGTGTGGATTACCAAATTTACCTGTGTGTGGCCATCCTAAAACATTTACAGGAAAATATACTGTCACACATGCAAGATCAAGACTTGGTCATTTTTCTAATG gAGGAACCAATAAAAAATTTCCATCCTATTGATGAGATCAAATACATGAAGCAGCttgaaaagaaatataggaAAATTGTTTTGCCAGATATGATGAATATCAGTAAACCATAA
- the LOC106067234 gene encoding protein broad-minded-like isoform X2 has product MTMRGLEGDDLKRSLKELIISWEPIIRDTESFDQAEDRLVHLEENDENFHKHDFVKALKRKLEEILSPLIEEEPERNSMAGHIDSHESQVNSFIDRIIESKEFTDFKLKLGKNMNDAVETLLASFNESFNIGRLSGDAEGVDPLKTPMITDDEEGSVMLFNQDYLKTIAENLSKTKNPSVRKEAMQKLNQLISGEIVHNKYWVQLRKNLLDILADPDEQISELSFKFIAKSFSHASHYTSQVYVLLADFLNTQFKSTSMNFVSKGLDFTNKFTVKLLKAFRLMVEFQQEAPNYWVRYPLTYMDEIVQSTLNLITLQPAPSQQSRLMPLHFVAVLDPKALWFTKWMHGNYCRSELLKHLKQYKVIVETSVKYCMGFSNTHRVSHESLSQISEEFSKISIKEEDKRLYYTGAELEYILLMHSLHFIGCLLLYEKGRALFPIKLKDRQAPVSVFQLLKALVPLIRETGEIATNKKSNAYRISSLVTEVLKSLCSTETICSICFCKDEIMQELLSPVEQYLDEAPDQLPSETTLLHIADILCVIATSTNGRRQLLYGEGKELLSENKSSSSAHLIAKFTRKALLNKFSNSSLAPSNAVTGAYLYVCRQLYNTCEGLFLLSQYELHKCIVDVWNSLQKEKQNTASSFGKLDKETYMDLWSATLQDNLLNFASTAKGILLLHQTGAFNECVRYMYSRYEKKLQVSKCEKFGYGVMVTQVAATAAGIQALQSTGYIKALLVELWSSLECGPQDVPVFTPKSWPIDPVDRSSQKHFVRLVNILSAFPAVYELLKGEPLPSKEVYSLREIPESIMALIDRLIIVDSSAKIHSLFNYEQSHTFGLRLLSVMVSCLDTFLLIESQYKFQEFLLQEQEMNRVEESDFIIVDVLSLERNYILVKTFLIGGPSERTLPLRSLENDRTEIVKPPALFSSYPIPKEYQPNIAGRAAGRQDNELSKFLSSPKADKKPKVWLDKCRDLFVKTLVAGSEHSKGNTLVHVMEQVVDCQSHMQEEAVFHLFDFTGTESAIKNYKLSPLQTLGIKVAIRYGIHLKVISASSESTENLTRLMKLTGCFLKQQMKSLKSSLRFLEGTYPGFDWFTATIFLMYNGNTEKAWHFLHHLSALGTSGYIWMARLHAALLPNNILSSGMSPLFSSTAHNIELLLQTELPLVVSAFKMSGYTPSQICMHWLTQCFWNYLDWLDIMHYVVICVVLGVDYQIYLCVAILKHLQENILSHMQDQDLVIFLMEEPIKNFHPIDEIKYMKQLEKKYRKIVLPDMMNISKP; this is encoded by the exons ATGACAATGCGAGGACTAGAAGGAGATGATCTCAAACGATCCTTGAAGGAACTCATTATTAGCTGGGAACCTATTATTCGAGACACTGAATCATTTGATCAGGCTGAAGACAGACTTGTTCATTTGGAAGAAAATGATGAAAACTTTCACAA ACATGATTTTGTAAAAGCACTGAAAAGAAAGTTAGAGGAAATTCTAAGTCCTCTTATAGAGGAAGAACCTGAAAGAAATTCTATGGCAGGTCACATTGATAGTCATGAAAGTCAAGTGAATAGTTTTATTGATCGTATCATTGAATCTAAGga ATTCACAGATTTCAAATTAAAACTGGGTAAAAATATGAATGATGCTGTGGAAACTCTCTTAGCCAGCTTTAATGAAAGTTTTAACATTGGTAGACTGAGTGGAGATGCTGAAGGAGTGGATCCACTAAAGACCCCAATGATCACAGACGATGAGGAG GGGAGTGTAATGCTGTTTAACCAAGACTATTTGAAAACCATTGCTGAAAATCTTTCCAAAACCAAAAACCCATCt GTGAGAAAAGAAGCAATGCAAAAACTGAATCAGTTAATATCAGGCGAAATTGTGCACAACAAATACTGGGTGCAGCTCAGAAAAAATCTGTTGGACATACTTGCTGACCCAGATGAACAAATCTCA GAGCTGAGTTTTAAGTTTATTGCCAAGTCATTTAGTCATGCCTCACACTATACAAGTCAGGTTTATGTTTTACTTG CTGATTTTTTAAACACTCAGTTTAAGTCAACTAGTATGAACTTTGTTAGCAAAGGGCTAGACTTCACTAATAAATTTACAGTCAAGCTCCTCAAGgct TTTCGTTTGATGGTTGAGTTCCAACAGGAAGCACCAAATTATTGGGTACGTTATCCCTTGACGTACATGGATGAAATTGTTCAGAGCACTCTTAACTTGATAACACTTCAACCAGCTCCATCACAACAGAGTAGATTAATGCCCTTGCATTTTGTTGCTGTCTTGGACCCAAAAGCTCTCTGGTTTACTAAATGGAtg CATGGCAATTACTGCAGAAGTGAATTGTTAAAACATTTGAAGCAATATAAAGTTATT GTGGAAACATCAGTCAAATATTGCATGGGATTTTCAAATACACATAGAGTCTCACATGAAAGTTTATCTCAGATTTCTGAAGAGTTCTCTAAAATATCAATTA AGGAAGAAGACAAGAGACTCTACTACACTGGGGCGGAGCTGGAGTACATCCTATTGATGCACTCCTTGCACTTCATTGGTTGTCTCTTGTTGTATGAAAAAGGGAGAGCACTGTTTCCAATCAAACTCAAAGATAGACAAG CTCCTGTGAGTGTTTTCCAGCTGCTAAAAGCTCTTGTTCCTCTAATCAGAGAGACAGGGGAGATTGCAACCAACAAAAAATCTA ATGCCTACAGGATATCATCTCTGGTTACAGAGGTTCTCAAATCACTGTGTTCAACTGAAACCATCTGctctatttgtttttgtaaggATGAAATAATGCAAGAACTTCTCAGCCCTGTGGAACAGTATTTAGATGAGGCTCca GATCAACTTCCAAGTGAGACTACTCTGCTTCATATTGCTGACATTCTCTGTGTCATAGCCACATCCACTAATGGCAGACGCCAACTTCTTTATGGGGAAGGAAAGGAACTACTTTCTGAAAACAA ATCATCCTCTTCAGCTCACTTGATAGCAAAGTTTACAAGGAAAGCACTTCTCAATAAATTCTCTAACTCTTCATTGGCTCCTTCCAATGCCGTCACTGGAGCTTATCTTTATGTTTGTCGGCAGTTGTACAATACCTGTGAAGGCCTTTTTTTGTTATCACAGTATGAGCTACACAAGTGTATAGTGGATGTTTGGAATAGT TTACAGAAGGAGAAACAAAACACAGCTAGTTCCTTTGGGAAACTTGATAAAGAGACCTACAT GGATTTATGGAGCGCAACTTTACAAGACAACTTGCTGAACTTTGCCAGCACAGCTAAAGGGATATTACTCTTACATCAGACTGGAGCTTTTAATGAATGTGTTCGTTATATGTATTCAAGATATGAGAAAAAATTGCAA GTGAGTAAGTGTGAAAAGTTTGGCTATGGTGTAATGGTGACTCAAGTAGCTGCCACAGCAGCAGGCATTCAAGCTTTACAGAGCACAG GTTATATCAAGGCTCTGTTGGTGGAACTTTGGTCATCTCTAGAATGTGGACCTCAGGATGTCCCTGTGTTTACACCAAAGTCTTGGCCTATTGATCCAGTGGATAGGAGCTCACAGAAG CATTTTGTCAGGTTGGTCAACATTCTCTCTGCATTTCCAGCTGTATATGAACTATTGAAAGGGGAACCACTGCCATCTAAAGAAGTGTATAGTTTGAGAGAGATTCCAGAGTCCATAATG GCTTTGATAGATAGACTGATTATTGTAGATTCATCAGCCAAAATTCACTCTTTGTTCAACTATGAACAGTCTCACACGTTTGGGTTGAG ATTGCTGTCTGTCATGGTATCCTGCCTAGACACATTTCTTCTCATAGAGTCACAGTACAAGTTTCAAGAGTTTTTACTTCAGGAACAAGAAATGAatagagtagaagaaag TGACTTCATCATAGTTGATGTACTATCACTTGAAAGAAACTACATATTAGTGAAAACCTTTTTGATTGGTGGACCTTCAGAAAGAACATTACCACTAAGGTCTTTAGAAAAT GACAGAACAGAGATTGTAAAGCCTCCAGCACTATTTTCTTCTTACCCCATCCCCAAAGAGTATCAACCAAATATTGCTGGAAGAGCTGCAGGAAGACAAG acaATGAGCTCAGTAAATTTCTGAGTTCTCCAAAAGCAGACAAAAAACCTAAAGTCTGGCTGGATAAATGTCGAGATTTATTTGTCAAAACTTTAGTTGCTGGGTCTGAACATTCTAAAGGAAACA CACTGGTTCATGTTATGGAACAGGTGGTTGATTGTCAAAGCCATATGCAAGAAGAAGctgtttttcatttgtttgattTCACTG GTACTGAAAGTGCAATAAAAAACTACAAGCTGTCTCCCTTACAAACTTTAGGCATTAAAGTGGCTATCAG ATATGGAATCCACTTAAAGGTGATCAGCGCCAGTTCAGAGTCAACAGAAAACTTGACCAGGTTAATGAAGTTGACGGGATGTTTCTTGAAACAACAGATGAAGTCTTTGAAATCATCTCTAC GTTTCCTAGAAGGAACCTACCCTGGATTTGATTGGTTTACAGCAACAATATTTCTCATGTACAATGGGAACACAGAGAAGGCTTGGCACTTTTTACACCATTTGTCTGCCCTTGGCACTTCTGGTTACATTTGGATGGCCAGGCTCCATGCTGCT CTTCTCCCCAATAATATTTTGTCCAGTGGGATGTCCCCTTTGTTCTCCAGCACTGCCCACAATATTGAGTTGTTACTTCAGACAGAGCTGCCTCTTGTTGTCTCAGCCTTTAAAATGTCTGGATATACACCCTCTCAG ATCTGCATGCACTGGCTAACTCAGTGTTTCTGGAACTACCTGGACTGGTTGGATATCATGCACTATGTGGTCATCTGTGTGGTACTGGGTGTGGATTACCAAATTTACCTGTGTGTGGCCATCCTAAAACATTTACAGGAAAATATACTGTCACACATGCAAGATCAAGACTTGGTCATTTTTCTAATG gAGGAACCAATAAAAAATTTCCATCCTATTGATGAGATCAAATACATGAAGCAGCttgaaaagaaatataggaAAATTGTTTTGCCAGATATGATGAATATCAGTAAACCATAA